A genomic segment from bacterium BMS3Abin08 encodes:
- a CDS encoding xylose isomerase-like TIM barrel → MLRRRPRRKRPRRRKRKRIKRARKLRPLQFEKRLFFHIPFSRIRDYISYINERKPDLEIYFDGDALDELEGTTADVFLRDFSYSPNLTVHGPFMDLSPGAVDPLIRDVTLKRFFQVLDLSGKLRAEVVVFHSGFEKWKYDHAVDVWLNGSLKTWGPVLERAGEYGIRIAIENIFEDNPANLKALVEAVNSPDFGLCFDTGHFNIFSSVSLREWIELVGEHIIELHVHDNDGTRDYHCAPGTGTFDFASLFGLLKTFNRTDIVYTVEAHSLEEVERAADYMNAAW, encoded by the coding sequence ATGCTGAGAAGAAGACCCCGGAGAAAAAGACCCCGGAGAAGAAAAAGAAAGAGGATAAAAAGGGCAAGAAAACTGAGACCGCTACAGTTTGAAAAAAGGCTCTTTTTCCATATCCCCTTCAGCAGGATAAGGGATTATATTTCCTACATTAACGAGAGGAAGCCCGATCTCGAGATATATTTCGATGGAGATGCACTCGATGAGCTTGAGGGCACCACTGCGGACGTGTTCCTGAGGGACTTCTCCTATTCGCCGAACCTTACAGTCCATGGCCCCTTTATGGACCTCTCCCCCGGGGCGGTTGATCCCCTGATCCGTGATGTTACGCTTAAGCGGTTTTTCCAGGTCCTTGATTTATCGGGTAAGCTAAGGGCTGAGGTGGTTGTCTTCCATTCCGGGTTTGAGAAATGGAAGTATGACCACGCGGTGGATGTCTGGCTCAACGGCAGCCTTAAGACCTGGGGGCCGGTTCTTGAACGGGCGGGGGAATACGGTATAAGGATAGCCATTGAAAATATATTTGAAGACAATCCCGCGAATCTGAAGGCCCTTGTTGAGGCGGTAAATTCGCCTGATTTTGGTTTGTGTTTCGATACCGGGCATTTTAATATTTTTTCCAGTGTTTCCCTCCGTGAGTGGATTGAACTCGTGGGTGAGCATATCATTGAACTTCACGTCCATGACAACGACGGCACAAGGGATTACCATTGTGCGCCGGGAACGGGTACGTTTGATTTTGCGTCCCTCTTCGGTCTCCTTAAGACGTTCAATAGAACGGACATCGTGTATACCGTTGAGGCACATTCCCTGGAGGAAGTGGAGAGGGCAGCGGATTACATGAATGCTGCATGGTAG
- the sugA gene encoding trehalose transport system permease protein SugA, which translates to MPLSLKKREQIFGLLLLAPTFLFISAFAFYPIVYSFILSSKKIIIGLPEIGEGFVGLSNYRALLHDQNALNAFKNTIVFVLVSTFLEIAAGLVIALIIHREFRGRGLVRAAILIPWAIPTVVSSQMWRFILNDKYGLINYILYGNNVTGYKAWLADPLTAFTAIITADVWKTSSFAALLILAGLQMIPDELYEAARVDGANAWQRFTRITLPLIRPAIVVALLFRTMDAFRVFDLVFVMTQGGPGDATNVLQFYGYKKIFAEGLMGYGSTISVLVFLITLVISLLYIRTVGRKLIVQ; encoded by the coding sequence ATGCCTCTCTCCCTTAAAAAAAGAGAGCAGATCTTTGGATTACTCCTTCTTGCACCAACCTTCCTCTTTATCTCCGCCTTTGCCTTCTACCCCATTGTTTATTCCTTTATCCTCAGTTCAAAAAAGATCATAATCGGTCTCCCGGAAATAGGGGAAGGCTTTGTCGGTCTTTCGAATTACCGCGCACTGCTGCATGATCAGAATGCCTTAAATGCCTTTAAAAACACCATCGTCTTTGTCCTGGTCTCCACCTTTCTCGAAATTGCAGCCGGTCTTGTTATTGCATTGATAATACACAGGGAATTCAGGGGACGGGGGCTCGTAAGGGCAGCCATCCTCATACCATGGGCCATACCCACTGTGGTGTCATCCCAGATGTGGCGGTTTATACTCAATGACAAGTACGGGCTGATAAACTACATCCTCTATGGAAACAACGTTACCGGCTACAAGGCCTGGCTTGCAGACCCTTTGACTGCATTTACGGCAATTATTACGGCGGATGTATGGAAGACCTCATCCTTTGCAGCCCTCCTCATACTTGCAGGACTCCAGATGATCCCCGACGAACTCTACGAGGCCGCACGGGTTGACGGTGCAAATGCCTGGCAACGGTTTACGAGGATTACCCTGCCCCTCATAAGACCCGCCATTGTTGTGGCTCTGCTCTTCAGGACGATGGATGCCTTCAGGGTGTTCGACCTTGTTTTTGTAATGACACAGGGGGGGCCGGGGGATGCTACAAACGTACTCCAGTTCTATGGCTACAAAAAGATCTTCGCTGAAGGGCTTATGGGCTATGGTTCAACCATCTCCGTACTTGTGTTTCTGATTACCCTGGTAATCTCATTACTGTACATCAGGACAGTAGGGAGGAAATTGATTGTTCAATAA
- a CDS encoding DsrE/DsrF-like family protein, giving the protein MENKKFVFILNHSFDKPDVAAGAMQLATNMKAFDVELDFFLINEGVLLAKKGFAETVTWQKKDGFSPIADLVKTLVEDFDVKFYVCASCFKPYGLDGAELIRNAEAKPGSFLVEMLMERQSVSF; this is encoded by the coding sequence ATGGAGAACAAGAAGTTTGTTTTTATCCTTAATCATTCCTTTGACAAGCCGGATGTGGCTGCCGGCGCCATGCAACTTGCAACCAATATGAAGGCATTTGATGTGGAACTGGATTTTTTTCTGATTAACGAGGGTGTGCTGCTTGCCAAGAAGGGTTTTGCTGAGACGGTTACTTGGCAGAAAAAGGACGGTTTTTCACCAATCGCCGATCTCGTTAAAACCCTTGTGGAGGATTTTGATGTGAAGTTTTATGTTTGTGCGTCATGTTTTAAGCCTTACGGGCTTGATGGCGCCGAGCTGATCAGGAACGCAGAGGCGAAGCCGGGGAGTTTCCTCGTGGAGATGCTCATGGAACGGCAGAGCGTGAGCTTTTAG
- the dapB gene encoding 4-hydroxy-tetrahydrodipicolinate reductase, translated as MINVAVAGATGRMGSRIAALCLENPEMDLAGAFERQGHGKVGQDIGLLIGTGETGVMLVDDIRDVIDKCDVVVDFTSAAATLHNLRIASEKKKAMVIGTTGFSNDDILEIRTLTSGIPCVMAPNMSVGVNLLFKVLADVAMVLGDDYDIEIIEAHHRMKKDAPSGTALKMARILADSLGRNLEEVAVYARKGLIGERGSKEIGIQTIRAGDIVGEHTVMFATAGERIEITHKASSRDTFAKGALRAVTWVYGRERGLYDMNDVLGLKSRV; from the coding sequence ATGATCAATGTTGCTGTAGCAGGGGCGACGGGAAGGATGGGGAGCAGGATAGCTGCCCTCTGTCTTGAAAATCCGGAGATGGACCTTGCCGGGGCCTTTGAAAGGCAAGGGCACGGGAAGGTGGGCCAGGATATTGGTCTTTTAATCGGGACAGGTGAAACGGGCGTGATGCTTGTGGATGATATCCGAGATGTGATCGACAAGTGCGATGTTGTGGTGGATTTCACCTCTGCAGCTGCAACCTTACACAACCTCAGAATTGCTTCAGAGAAGAAAAAGGCAATGGTGATAGGCACAACGGGTTTCAGTAATGATGATATCCTGGAGATCAGAACCTTAACCAGCGGGATACCCTGTGTAATGGCCCCGAATATGTCTGTCGGGGTGAACCTTCTTTTCAAGGTCCTTGCCGATGTCGCTATGGTGCTTGGGGATGATTATGATATTGAAATCATCGAGGCTCATCACCGGATGAAGAAGGATGCACCCAGTGGAACGGCCCTGAAGATGGCCCGCATACTCGCCGATTCCCTGGGAAGGAACCTCGAAGAGGTTGCCGTATACGCACGGAAGGGTCTTATAGGAGAACGGGGCAGTAAGGAAATAGGTATACAAACCATCAGGGCAGGGGATATCGTTGGTGAACACACTGTAATGTTTGCCACAGCAGGGGAACGGATAGAGATAACCCACAAGGCGTCAAGTAGAGATACCTTTGCAAAGGGAGCTCTAAGGGCTGTCACCTGGGTTTATGGCAGGGAACGGGGTCTCTATGATATGAACGATGTCCTGGGGTTAAAGTCCCGGGTATAG
- the zraS_5 gene encoding sensor protein ZraS, producing the protein MLRSSLKWKYILSTLLILVVIISIFSCYNLRYQEDLITEDDEKRVELITDIIKNGLYTIMLEGRGREFQKFLESLIAEDIKEVRIFNPSDGKILASSIPTEIGKQIYKEDMSRFTTQRSPEVFIHSREHETVYSMIMPIMNDKPCQRCHGSSEKIRGVLDVEISMHKTASRIKELRHRTILFSILTFVSLSFALAILTTLLVNKPVEGIIRTMKKVEGGDLSVRFKTKRKDEIGRLAKTLNSMLTELDRARQEIQRCHIDEMKRVERMATLGEMAAAIAHEIKNPLAGISGAIQVISEDFKGDDPRKEIVGEILNEIERLDKAVRNLLSFAKPINPKKEVVNLKNLLEKTVNLISPQAERQNVKIKFQNNLTTETGTIDPEQIQQVILNIILNALHSMPGGGTLTVAVKDAPGAVEIDISDTGEGIPQEELKKIFKPFFTTRHTGTGLGLAISWNIVEAHGGRIDVSSTPGIGSSFTIYLPV; encoded by the coding sequence ATGCTCAGGTCCAGCCTGAAATGGAAATATATTCTTTCAACTCTGCTGATACTGGTTGTCATCATTAGTATCTTCTCCTGTTACAACCTCAGATATCAGGAAGATCTTATTACGGAAGATGACGAAAAACGTGTTGAGTTAATTACCGATATTATAAAAAACGGTCTTTATACCATCATGTTGGAAGGCAGGGGGAGGGAGTTCCAGAAATTCCTTGAATCCCTTATAGCAGAGGATATCAAGGAGGTTCGTATTTTTAACCCCTCAGACGGAAAAATCCTTGCCTCATCCATCCCCACTGAAATCGGCAAACAGATCTACAAAGAGGATATGTCACGATTCACCACACAACGCTCACCTGAGGTATTCATACACAGCAGGGAACATGAAACCGTCTATTCCATGATTATGCCGATTATGAATGACAAGCCCTGCCAGAGATGCCACGGCAGCAGTGAAAAAATCAGGGGGGTTCTTGATGTTGAAATCTCAATGCATAAGACCGCCAGCCGGATAAAAGAACTCCGTCACAGGACCATTCTGTTTTCTATTCTCACTTTTGTTTCCCTCTCCTTTGCCCTTGCCATCCTCACAACACTCCTTGTGAATAAACCCGTTGAAGGAATAATACGTACCATGAAAAAGGTCGAGGGTGGTGACCTGAGCGTCAGATTCAAAACAAAGAGGAAGGACGAGATCGGCCGTCTTGCCAAAACTCTGAACTCGATGCTCACAGAACTTGACAGGGCCAGACAGGAGATACAGCGATGCCATATCGACGAGATGAAGAGGGTTGAAAGAATGGCTACTCTTGGGGAGATGGCTGCCGCAATTGCCCATGAGATCAAAAACCCGCTTGCAGGCATCAGTGGTGCAATACAGGTCATCTCCGAAGACTTCAAAGGTGATGATCCCCGGAAAGAGATTGTAGGTGAGATCCTCAACGAAATCGAGAGGCTGGATAAAGCCGTCCGTAACCTGCTCAGTTTTGCAAAGCCTATCAACCCTAAAAAGGAGGTTGTAAATCTGAAAAACCTCCTGGAAAAGACTGTTAATCTTATTTCTCCCCAGGCTGAAAGGCAAAATGTTAAAATAAAGTTCCAGAATAACCTGACAACAGAAACGGGTACTATCGACCCTGAGCAGATTCAGCAGGTTATCCTGAATATTATTTTGAATGCCCTGCATTCAATGCCCGGAGGAGGCACTCTCACAGTTGCCGTCAAGGATGCACCCGGCGCTGTTGAGATAGACATATCCGACACGGGTGAGGGTATTCCCCAGGAGGAGTTGAAGAAGATCTTCAAACCCTTCTTCACAACAAGACATACCGGCACAGGGCTTGGACTCGCAATAAGCTGGAATATTGTGGAAGCCCATGGTGGAAGGATAGATGTCAGCAGCACCCCGGGGATAGGTTCAAGTTTTACCATCTATCTCCCTGTTTAG
- the sugB gene encoding trehalose transport system permease protein SugB → MFNKTAKRLYPAGFLLLVSIVVFLSLLPFLWFLITSLKSQIEVTSIPPRLVPSFSLYFYKSAIREYNLLHFVKNSAIVAGFTTLFTIVLSIFSGYALSRLRLKHRGLIMGSLLLVSMFPQISIAGPVWRTLDALGWLNSYQGLIVPYVTLTLPLGVWILTGFFNELPKELEDAARIDGCSHFQTLFKIIVPLSAPGVFTAAILVFIYAWNEFFFALLIMTQQDYQTLPVGIALFQGQYTVPWGEIAAASTVATVPLVLLVFIFQKRIVKGLSAGSIK, encoded by the coding sequence TTGTTCAATAAAACCGCAAAGAGGCTTTACCCGGCGGGCTTTCTCCTGCTCGTATCGATAGTTGTTTTTTTAAGTCTTCTGCCATTCCTCTGGTTCCTGATAACCTCCCTCAAGTCACAGATCGAGGTAACATCCATACCACCCCGATTAGTACCCTCTTTCTCCCTGTATTTCTACAAATCCGCAATCAGGGAATACAACCTCCTTCACTTTGTAAAAAACAGCGCTATAGTGGCGGGTTTCACCACCCTTTTCACCATAGTCCTGTCGATCTTCTCCGGTTATGCCCTCTCCAGGCTGAGGCTCAAACACAGGGGCCTGATCATGGGAAGTCTTCTCCTTGTATCCATGTTTCCACAGATTTCGATAGCGGGACCGGTCTGGAGGACCCTTGATGCCCTTGGATGGCTTAACTCCTACCAGGGGCTTATAGTACCCTATGTTACGCTTACTCTCCCCCTGGGGGTCTGGATACTCACGGGGTTTTTCAATGAACTCCCGAAGGAGCTTGAAGATGCTGCAAGGATTGACGGGTGCAGCCACTTCCAGACACTCTTCAAAATCATTGTCCCGCTGTCTGCACCAGGGGTCTTCACAGCCGCAATACTCGTCTTTATTTACGCCTGGAACGAATTCTTCTTTGCCCTCCTTATCATGACACAGCAGGACTATCAAACCCTGCCGGTCGGGATAGCGCTTTTCCAGGGACAGTATACCGTACCCTGGGGTGAGATTGCAGCCGCTTCCACCGTGGCTACGGTCCCGCTGGTTTTACTTGTTTTCATCTTTCAGAAACGGATAGTAAAGGGGCTGTCGGCAGGCTCGATAAAATAA
- the trxA gene encoding thioredoxin-1, whose product MAEGIMEVSTSTWDQEVLKASELVLVDFWAVWCGPCRMIAPTVEEIAKEYSGKLKVCKLNTDENPDIASRYKIMGIPTLMLFKDGGKLDQIVGAVPKPQLKAKIDQFLG is encoded by the coding sequence ATGGCTGAAGGGATTATGGAAGTAAGCACCTCGACATGGGATCAGGAGGTACTGAAGGCTTCAGAGCTGGTTCTTGTGGATTTCTGGGCCGTATGGTGCGGACCATGCAGAATGATAGCTCCAACGGTTGAGGAGATTGCAAAAGAATACTCCGGCAAACTCAAGGTATGCAAACTCAACACCGACGAAAACCCCGATATCGCAAGCAGATACAAGATAATGGGAATTCCGACACTGATGTTATTCAAAGACGGTGGAAAGCTTGACCAGATAGTCGGTGCTGTTCCAAAACCGCAACTTAAGGCTAAGATTGATCAGTTTCTTGGTTGA
- the ccsB gene encoding cytochrome c biogenesis protein CcsB has product MSEKKKTLVDYVWDSFASIKLAVVLFALISLSSIVGTVLEQGAEPEKNLIVLKRIFGDSIAPGAYRFFESLGFMDMYHSWWFVSFLVLFAANLIICSLDRLPRILKLVREPARPIRPQMVKSSSIKRSVTLKGSPEALKDSLLKHLKSSGFKALDSPLENGGYQLYSQKGSWTRLGVYITHLSILVILSGAVIGIFFGFRGFLNLPEGYTSDVAYTMNGQPQKLGFSVRCDDFDVEFYGSSEMPKDYKSWLSIIKNGRVVVKKMIEVNNPLKFGGYTFYQSSYGMMPNPQGYFILKVTGKNNGTETVTKRLGESFTIPGTDLIGTIKNYSPALATDASGKPYTYSDMMTNPAAYIVFTEKGKEKYSGWVLKRYPETWKLPDGNMVKFIDYWGAQYTGLQVRKDPGVWLVYLGSIIMGIGLFTTFFMNHKKLWVLVEKNGNNSNLTIVGSSNKNRAAMEKKIERLVGKLTDGEKK; this is encoded by the coding sequence ATGTCGGAAAAGAAAAAGACCCTTGTTGATTATGTCTGGGATTCCTTCGCATCGATCAAGCTCGCCGTTGTCCTCTTTGCACTTATTTCCCTTTCCTCGATCGTGGGAACCGTGCTTGAACAGGGAGCCGAACCTGAGAAAAACCTGATCGTTCTCAAGAGGATTTTTGGTGATTCCATTGCACCGGGTGCATACAGGTTCTTTGAATCGTTGGGGTTCATGGACATGTACCATTCCTGGTGGTTTGTCAGCTTTCTGGTGCTCTTTGCAGCCAATCTGATTATCTGTTCCCTCGACCGCCTCCCCCGGATTCTCAAGCTTGTACGTGAGCCTGCCAGGCCCATCAGGCCACAAATGGTGAAATCCTCATCCATTAAACGAAGTGTTACCTTGAAGGGCTCTCCTGAAGCATTAAAGGACTCCCTTCTTAAGCACCTGAAATCCTCCGGATTCAAGGCCCTTGACAGCCCCCTGGAAAACGGGGGCTACCAGTTGTACTCCCAGAAGGGAAGCTGGACACGTCTCGGGGTTTATATAACACACCTAAGTATTCTTGTAATCCTCTCAGGAGCCGTAATCGGGATATTCTTCGGGTTCAGAGGTTTTCTCAACCTGCCGGAGGGATACACCTCAGATGTTGCCTATACAATGAACGGCCAGCCGCAGAAACTGGGATTTTCAGTGCGATGTGATGATTTTGACGTAGAGTTTTACGGCTCGTCTGAAATGCCCAAGGACTACAAGAGCTGGCTTTCAATTATTAAAAACGGACGGGTTGTGGTCAAGAAGATGATCGAGGTTAATAACCCCCTGAAGTTCGGAGGATATACCTTCTATCAGTCAAGTTATGGAATGATGCCAAACCCTCAGGGGTACTTTATTCTCAAGGTTACAGGTAAGAACAACGGGACCGAGACAGTCACCAAGAGACTTGGCGAATCATTCACGATCCCGGGCACCGACTTGATTGGAACAATCAAGAATTACAGCCCGGCCCTTGCAACCGATGCATCTGGAAAACCATACACATACTCGGATATGATGACCAACCCGGCAGCGTATATCGTATTTACGGAAAAGGGAAAAGAAAAATACTCGGGATGGGTTCTGAAGCGCTATCCGGAAACATGGAAGCTGCCGGACGGCAACATGGTAAAATTCATCGATTACTGGGGGGCTCAGTATACAGGACTACAGGTAAGAAAAGACCCCGGCGTCTGGTTGGTATATCTCGGTAGCATTATTATGGGCATAGGGCTATTTACCACCTTCTTCATGAACCATAAAAAACTGTGGGTCCTTGTAGAGAAAAACGGCAATAACAGCAACCTTACCATAGTGGGATCATCCAACAAGAACAGGGCGGCCATGGAAAAAAAGATCGAAAGGCTTGTTGGAAAACTCACCGACGGAGAGAAGAAGTGA
- the ypeA gene encoding acetyltransferase YpeA, with translation MELRVRKMGVKDIDTVAEIERNSLPTPWSAQSFLDEVNNPLSLCLVGETGELIIAYICIGLILEEGHILTLGVRGDYRGRGIGKRLLTHTLRELSLLGSKKLFLEVRQSNITAMRLYGSLGFHKVGIRKDYYHSPREDALIMMRHVCRPE, from the coding sequence ATGGAATTACGGGTAAGAAAGATGGGGGTTAAAGACATTGACACGGTTGCAGAGATAGAGAGGAATTCCCTCCCCACTCCCTGGTCGGCACAGTCATTTCTGGACGAAGTCAACAACCCCCTTTCCCTCTGTTTGGTGGGAGAAACCGGGGAACTAATCATTGCGTATATCTGTATCGGCCTTATCCTGGAAGAAGGCCATATCCTGACCCTTGGTGTTAGAGGGGACTACAGGGGAAGGGGTATCGGGAAGAGACTGCTTACACACACACTTCGGGAACTCTCTCTGCTGGGCTCTAAAAAGCTGTTTCTTGAGGTCAGGCAGTCAAACATCACTGCAATGAGACTATACGGGTCACTTGGTTTTCACAAGGTCGGTATCAGAAAGGATTACTACCACTCCCCAAGGGAGGATGCATTAATAATGATGAGGCATGTTTGCCGGCCTGAGTGA
- the zraR_10 gene encoding transcriptional regulatory protein ZraR — protein sequence MQKATILIIDDEKLLRWSLQQNFLKEGYEVISTEKGMEGLEVFKEERPDIVLLDIHLPDVSGLNLIEGFKEIDRDAIVIMITAYGDVQTAVKAIKSGAYDFIEKPFNLDKLNIVVKKALETVSLRKEVTQLKNKLSQQYGFNSIIGQSDEIKKIFQIIQKVAQSDASTVLIQGESGTGKDLVARVIHFQGKRADMPFMEVNCTAMPESLIESELFGFEKGAFTDAKAQKKGLFELSDGGSIFLDEIGDMRLNTQAKLLKVIESKTFKRLGGVKDVNVDVRVIAATNKDLTEEVKKGNFREDLFFRLKVIPILLPPLRVRKDDVLALTSYFINEFNREFRKNLKGITKETEKLFLEYPWPGNVRELKNVIERVMILENDEYIKPEHLPLEITSQEVIQRVNMEKFDIDIPPGGLDLVEVEKKLIKGALELTKGNQTRAAKLLKLSRDALRYRMQKFDLFEKDSY from the coding sequence TTGCAAAAGGCTACAATTCTGATAATAGACGACGAGAAGCTCCTCAGGTGGTCTCTTCAGCAGAACTTCCTGAAAGAGGGGTACGAGGTCATCTCGACTGAAAAGGGGATGGAGGGGCTTGAGGTTTTCAAAGAGGAACGGCCTGATATCGTGCTGCTTGATATCCACCTTCCGGACGTCTCGGGGCTTAACCTTATTGAAGGCTTCAAAGAGATTGACAGAGATGCTATCGTGATAATGATCACCGCCTATGGAGATGTTCAGACCGCTGTCAAGGCCATCAAGTCCGGGGCCTATGATTTCATCGAAAAACCATTCAACCTGGATAAGCTCAACATAGTCGTCAAAAAGGCGCTGGAGACCGTATCCTTAAGAAAAGAAGTAACTCAACTCAAAAACAAACTATCACAGCAGTATGGATTCAACAGCATCATCGGCCAATCCGATGAGATAAAGAAGATATTCCAGATCATCCAGAAAGTGGCACAAAGCGATGCGTCCACGGTGCTCATCCAGGGAGAAAGCGGCACAGGAAAGGACCTTGTGGCCAGGGTAATACATTTTCAGGGCAAGAGAGCCGACATGCCCTTTATGGAGGTTAACTGTACCGCCATGCCGGAATCACTGATCGAAAGTGAACTCTTCGGCTTTGAAAAAGGGGCGTTCACGGATGCCAAGGCACAGAAGAAGGGGTTGTTCGAACTCTCAGACGGTGGCAGTATCTTTCTTGATGAAATAGGCGATATGAGACTGAACACACAGGCAAAGCTCCTCAAGGTCATTGAGAGCAAGACGTTCAAGAGACTCGGGGGTGTGAAGGATGTGAATGTGGATGTCAGAGTTATTGCTGCCACAAACAAAGACCTCACGGAAGAGGTAAAAAAAGGAAACTTCCGTGAAGATCTCTTTTTCAGACTCAAGGTAATCCCCATCCTGCTCCCCCCCCTCAGGGTACGAAAGGATGACGTGCTTGCGCTGACAAGCTACTTCATCAATGAGTTTAACAGGGAATTCCGAAAAAACCTCAAGGGGATAACCAAAGAGACCGAGAAGCTCTTCCTCGAATACCCGTGGCCGGGGAATGTAAGGGAGCTCAAGAATGTTATCGAGCGGGTAATGATACTTGAAAATGATGAGTACATCAAACCCGAGCACCTGCCGCTGGAGATCACATCGCAAGAGGTAATCCAGCGGGTTAACATGGAGAAGTTTGACATTGACATCCCCCCCGGAGGACTTGATCTTGTGGAAGTTGAGAAGAAACTCATTAAAGGTGCTCTCGAACTAACAAAGGGTAATCAGACCAGGGCGGCAAAGCTCCTCAAACTCTCTAGGGATGCCTTGAGATACAGGATGCAGAAATTCGATCTCTTTGAAAAGGACAGTTATTGA
- the ccsA_2 gene encoding cytochrome c biogenesis protein CcsA translates to MDSSTLFGIATLGYILAMIAYISYLVFKNELIGKIATGITVISFLSQTVAFLLRWFEFYTTMGVPIWRPPITNLYESLIFFVWCLILGYLIIEFRYKTRAFGAFITPIAGLALAFIEMSGMSKGIQPLVPALQSNWLLAHVTMSFVSYAAFAISFGTGLMYLIEKTEKRSEPAYIFWTVSLGILIILLVAMGLDYLKYHVVATNPETISYLFKATFKSSSAMVSLISWIAAFTLLALIWRYGYVLKRVVAAFNVTPALLEELTYKSIAVGFPIFTLGGLIFGAIWADQAWGVYWSWDPKETWSLITWFIYAFFLHARLIRGWRGNKVAVVAVLGFVTVIFTYLGVNLLLSGLHSYGGMN, encoded by the coding sequence ATGGATAGTTCAACGCTTTTCGGCATTGCCACACTTGGCTATATTCTGGCTATGATTGCATATATATCCTATCTCGTCTTCAAAAATGAACTGATCGGCAAAATTGCAACCGGTATAACCGTTATCAGCTTTCTATCACAGACCGTGGCATTTCTCCTCAGGTGGTTTGAGTTTTACACTACAATGGGCGTTCCCATATGGAGACCACCCATCACGAACCTTTACGAATCTCTGATATTCTTTGTCTGGTGTCTGATCCTTGGCTATCTTATAATCGAATTCAGGTACAAGACCAGGGCCTTCGGGGCCTTTATTACACCTATTGCAGGTCTGGCACTTGCCTTTATAGAAATGTCGGGCATGTCAAAGGGGATCCAGCCTCTCGTGCCCGCGCTGCAGAGCAACTGGCTGCTTGCCCACGTCACAATGAGTTTTGTCTCCTATGCAGCCTTTGCCATCTCTTTCGGTACCGGCCTGATGTATCTTATTGAAAAGACGGAGAAGAGGTCGGAACCTGCATACATATTCTGGACCGTATCCCTTGGAATCCTGATCATACTTCTCGTCGCAATGGGGCTGGACTACCTGAAGTACCACGTAGTCGCCACAAACCCGGAGACCATAAGTTACCTCTTTAAGGCAACTTTCAAGAGCAGCTCTGCTATGGTGTCCCTGATAAGCTGGATTGCGGCCTTCACGCTCCTGGCCTTGATCTGGCGTTACGGCTATGTTTTAAAGAGGGTTGTTGCCGCCTTTAATGTTACCCCTGCGCTGCTTGAGGAACTCACCTACAAGTCCATAGCGGTAGGGTTTCCGATCTTCACACTCGGCGGTCTCATCTTCGGAGCGATCTGGGCAGATCAGGCCTGGGGGGTCTATTGGAGCTGGGACCCTAAAGAGACATGGTCACTCATAACATGGTTCATCTATGCCTTCTTTCTCCATGCCAGACTTATACGGGGGTGGAGGGGCAATAAGGTGGCGGTTGTAGCCGTGCTGGGCTTTGTCACGGTCATCTTCACCTATCTCGGTGTCAATCTGCTCCTGTCAGGACTACACAGTTACGGCGGTATGAATTAG
- the spo0F_1 gene encoding sporulation initiation phosphotransferase F: MKVMIVDDEQLVRWFMERALKRKGIEVSTVSNIHDAMNLIEHETFDIIFTDLKMPGGNGAILVDKLCEKPQKTRVVVCSAYITSEISKDLKGKGIYTLKKPFKLKELEDTIKKIAPDI, from the coding sequence ATGAAGGTCATGATTGTGGATGATGAACAGCTTGTAAGATGGTTCATGGAAAGGGCGCTTAAACGTAAGGGGATCGAGGTAAGCACCGTCTCAAATATCCACGATGCAATGAATCTGATTGAACATGAGACCTTTGATATCATCTTCACAGACCTCAAAATGCCTGGGGGAAATGGCGCAATACTCGTTGATAAACTGTGTGAAAAGCCCCAAAAAACAAGAGTGGTTGTCTGCTCAGCATACATAACCTCTGAAATCTCAAAGGATCTGAAGGGAAAAGGCATATATACCCTTAAAAAACCCTTTAAGCTGAAGGAACTGGAAGATACCATCAAAAAGATAGCCCCCGATATTTGA